The following coding sequences lie in one bacterium genomic window:
- a CDS encoding sugar transferase: MRRFWLRALQLFMDFMLLEAAFFGVYYWRFETGQFANPVTFTVDELIVPSLIVSAFWHLFFSVFGMYRIDPLQSRALVLARCVQASAYGCLLIFILTFDPSNPFPTTRIVLLTYGIGVMTGSAATRLALLTLLQELRIRGIGRLRTLVIGSGNQLLNTLRYLEQRKDIGARILGVLTQDGSTVTNYPLHGTPAQVRAELARHDYELVYIALDDGREQLLKRVVRLLSDFPVRQFLPAHQYQILLGFVRPLGKRGQPMIEIRAELLTPIERFLKRTFDIIASIVLLIFSLPLWLLTVLVILVDTGRPVFYTQRRVGERGREFSILKFRTMVPNAEADSGPALAVPSDPRITRSGRFLRAMRIDELPQLINVLRGQMSLVGPRPERPEFVSEFERRTPLYVRRLNVKPGVTGWAQVQLRYDATQVAPELKLQMDMYYIENMSLLMDLKILFMTMFVVLRGEG; the protein is encoded by the coding sequence ATGCGACGATTCTGGCTTCGAGCGCTGCAATTGTTCATGGACTTCATGCTGCTCGAAGCTGCTTTCTTTGGTGTCTATTACTGGCGATTCGAGACTGGGCAATTTGCAAATCCAGTCACATTCACGGTGGACGAGCTGATTGTCCCGAGCTTGATCGTAAGTGCCTTCTGGCACTTGTTCTTTTCAGTGTTTGGCATGTACCGGATTGACCCATTGCAGTCGCGGGCTCTCGTGCTCGCACGTTGCGTGCAGGCGTCCGCCTACGGATGCCTCCTGATATTCATCCTCACTTTTGATCCGTCAAATCCTTTCCCAACAACACGGATCGTCCTGTTGACATACGGGATAGGAGTCATGACCGGTTCCGCCGCAACGAGACTTGCGTTGCTCACTCTGCTTCAGGAATTGCGGATTAGGGGTATTGGAAGGCTTCGGACCCTGGTGATCGGATCAGGAAATCAACTGCTAAACACGTTACGTTATTTGGAGCAACGGAAGGATATTGGCGCCAGAATCCTCGGCGTACTTACTCAAGACGGGTCTACAGTCACTAATTACCCACTGCACGGAACACCCGCACAAGTACGTGCGGAGCTTGCGCGGCATGACTATGAGCTGGTTTACATCGCGCTCGATGACGGACGCGAGCAGTTGCTGAAGCGAGTTGTGCGCCTGCTATCCGATTTTCCAGTTCGACAGTTCCTTCCCGCGCATCAGTACCAGATCCTTTTAGGTTTCGTTCGTCCTCTCGGGAAGCGCGGGCAGCCCATGATCGAAATTCGTGCGGAACTGTTGACACCAATTGAGCGATTCCTGAAGCGTACCTTTGATATCATTGCGTCCATAGTTCTCCTGATCTTCAGCTTGCCCCTATGGTTGCTTACCGTTCTGGTGATTCTTGTCGATACCGGGCGGCCGGTCTTCTATACTCAACGAAGAGTCGGTGAACGGGGTCGGGAGTTTTCGATTCTGAAGTTTCGCACGATGGTGCCGAACGCCGAGGCGGACAGTGGTCCAGCACTGGCTGTGCCAAGCGATCCAAGGATAACCCGATCGGGGAGATTTCTGCGGGCGATGCGGATTGACGAGTTGCCGCAGTTGATTAATGTCCTGCGTGGGCAGATGAGCCTCGTGGGACCAAGGCCTGAACGTCCCGAGTTTGTCTCCGAATTTGAGCGACGTACGCCTCTTTATGTTCGTCGACTCAATGTTAAGCCGGGGGTGACAGGTTGGGCACAAGTGCAATTGCGCTATGATGCGACGCAGGTTGCTCCGGAACTTAAACTGCAAATGGACATGTACTACATTGAGAATATGTCGCTGCTTATGGATTTGAAAATCCTCTTCATGACAATGTTCGTCGTGTTACGCGGTGAAGGCTAG
- the serS gene encoding serine--tRNA ligase, which yields MIDIRQIRENEQEVRRLLELRGQSELLDGLVALDRKRRELIERTDALKARRNELSRNIAEASKRGEIVTALKDESRRVGAEIAVGDEELKAALADIESRLLQIPNLPHASVPPGKTPDENVVVRQWGKKPEFEFTPKDHLQLGRELGLFDFERGTKVTGSGFPVYKAAGATLERALINYFLDFHRERGTYTEVSVPFLVNSESMTGTGQLPKFEEDLYRCKNDELYLIPTAEVPITNLHRNELLQEADLPICYCGYTPCFRREAGSYGKDTRGFLRLHQFDKVEMVKFCRPEDSYAEHEKLTKDATDILEQLGIHYRVVLLCAGDMGFAAAKCYDIEIWSPVEEKWLEVSSCSNFESYQARRANIRYRRSDTGKPDFVHTLNGSGLATPRLLVVLLETYQNDDGTVSVPDVLKRYTGYGLISPAQGR from the coding sequence ATGATTGACATACGCCAGATAAGAGAAAATGAACAAGAGGTGCGCCGCCTCTTGGAACTGCGCGGCCAATCTGAGTTATTAGACGGATTGGTGGCTCTTGATCGAAAGCGTCGCGAGCTTATCGAGAGAACCGACGCATTGAAGGCACGCCGCAACGAGTTGAGCCGGAACATCGCAGAAGCCTCAAAGAGGGGCGAGATTGTAACAGCTTTGAAAGACGAAAGTCGCCGAGTTGGAGCTGAAATCGCGGTCGGAGATGAGGAGTTAAAAGCGGCATTGGCGGACATAGAGTCTCGATTGCTTCAAATTCCGAACCTGCCCCACGCATCAGTTCCACCCGGTAAGACGCCTGACGAAAATGTTGTGGTTCGTCAATGGGGCAAGAAGCCGGAATTCGAGTTTACTCCGAAGGATCACCTCCAGCTTGGTCGGGAACTTGGACTGTTTGATTTTGAGCGGGGGACCAAAGTCACCGGAAGTGGTTTCCCGGTGTACAAGGCCGCGGGAGCAACGCTTGAGCGGGCACTGATCAACTACTTCTTGGATTTTCATCGCGAGCGCGGAACTTATACTGAAGTTTCTGTTCCGTTTCTGGTCAATTCGGAAAGCATGACGGGAACGGGACAGTTACCGAAGTTTGAGGAAGACTTGTATCGTTGCAAGAACGACGAACTCTATCTGATTCCAACCGCTGAAGTCCCGATTACGAATCTGCACCGCAATGAGCTGCTTCAGGAAGCTGATTTGCCAATTTGCTACTGCGGATACACCCCGTGTTTCCGTCGCGAAGCCGGTTCCTACGGCAAGGACACTCGAGGATTTCTTAGACTTCACCAATTTGACAAAGTTGAAATGGTGAAATTTTGTCGACCTGAAGATTCCTACGCTGAGCACGAGAAGTTGACGAAGGATGCGACAGACATCCTTGAGCAGCTGGGAATACATTATCGAGTCGTCCTTCTGTGCGCGGGCGATATGGGATTTGCCGCAGCCAAATGCTACGACATCGAAATCTGGTCACCGGTAGAGGAAAAGTGGCTGGAAGTCTCCTCCTGCTCGAACTTTGAATCTTATCAAGCGCGTCGTGCAAATATCCGATATCGCAGATCAGATACCGGTAAACCGGACTTCGTCCACACACTTAACGGCTCAGGCTTAGCCACCCCGCGCCTCTTGGTGGTCTTGTTGGAAACCTACCAAAACGACGACGGAACCGTTAGCGTGCCAGATGTGTTGAAGAGGTATACAGGCTACGGTCTGATTAGTCCAGCGCAAGGAAGGTAG
- a CDS encoding class II aldolase/adducin family protein — MSDILKQELLHAAKVLAASGCLPATDGNFSVRVNESQVLVTKRGIEKRNLQPSDLILVEIADPKPHGASSEWQLHRALYLSRPEVHAILHVHAPHLGSFAAVGKLPNKHLLIEAEATLGGLALIPFIEPGTAELGEAAVSHGKNAGVLLLERHGVVAVGVTIREALYRLERAELLAKIELGARLLLDS, encoded by the coding sequence TTGTCCGATATCCTGAAACAGGAGCTGCTGCATGCTGCGAAGGTCCTTGCAGCAAGTGGATGCCTGCCTGCAACTGACGGGAACTTCTCCGTTAGGGTGAACGAGTCTCAAGTGCTTGTCACCAAACGCGGAATCGAGAAAAGGAATCTTCAACCATCCGATCTCATTCTCGTTGAGATTGCCGATCCAAAACCGCATGGCGCCTCCAGTGAATGGCAACTCCATCGCGCGCTTTATCTTAGTCGGCCGGAAGTCCACGCCATTTTGCACGTACATGCCCCCCATTTAGGTTCATTTGCCGCTGTAGGAAAACTGCCGAACAAGCACCTGTTGATCGAAGCAGAAGCAACTCTCGGTGGACTCGCCCTAATACCTTTCATTGAACCTGGTACCGCAGAGCTTGGTGAGGCAGCAGTTTCGCATGGCAAGAACGCCGGAGTTCTTCTACTGGAGAGGCACGGTGTGGTTGCCGTCGGAGTGACCATTCGGGAAGCCCTTTATCGACTCGAAAGAGCCGAACTACTTGCAAAGATTGAGCTTGGGGCAAGATTACTCTTAGATTCATGA
- the tsaD gene encoding tRNA (adenosine(37)-N6)-threonylcarbamoyltransferase complex transferase subunit TsaD, protein MTILALESSCDENSAAILVDGRVKSLETVTQKVHVEWGGVVPELAGRSHLRLQDEIVCRALDSAGIHLGEVDYVASTSGPGLVGSLLVGYYYGTALALSMGVPFIPVHHMEAHLWSIELDRDPLPLPALVLLVSGGHTLLLLVRGFRNYELLGHTRDDALGEAYDKVGKLLGLSFPAGAEIDRLAQLGSESAITFPIALRDHSLDFSYSGLKTAVANCVKQNPEWANSENRPDLLASFQLAAIQSALEKVALAMHRFPVRSIAAAGGVAANSKLRSGLAALSEKFDVQLSVPPMRYCADNAAMVGYVAHKMLEHEFEIESLPVRPRWPITELGNVQTSPY, encoded by the coding sequence ATGACGATTCTTGCTCTCGAATCGAGTTGCGACGAAAACTCGGCTGCAATACTCGTCGATGGGCGAGTGAAGTCGCTCGAGACGGTCACCCAAAAAGTGCACGTTGAGTGGGGGGGAGTAGTCCCGGAGCTTGCGGGGCGGTCCCACCTTAGATTGCAGGATGAAATCGTGTGCCGGGCGCTTGATAGTGCCGGAATCCACCTTGGAGAGGTTGATTACGTGGCGTCGACCAGCGGACCCGGTTTAGTCGGGTCGTTGTTGGTCGGATACTACTATGGTACGGCACTCGCGTTATCTATGGGTGTTCCGTTCATTCCAGTGCATCATATGGAAGCACATTTATGGTCCATCGAACTGGACCGTGACCCGCTTCCCTTGCCGGCTCTCGTCTTGCTCGTCAGCGGTGGACACACTCTGTTGCTGCTTGTCAGGGGATTTCGGAACTACGAATTGCTTGGACACACTCGCGACGACGCCTTAGGCGAGGCCTATGACAAGGTTGGTAAGCTGCTGGGCCTGAGTTTCCCAGCAGGAGCGGAAATCGATAGACTTGCACAATTAGGCAGCGAAAGTGCGATCACCTTTCCAATTGCATTGCGCGACCACAGCTTGGATTTTAGCTATTCAGGACTCAAAACAGCGGTTGCGAACTGCGTGAAGCAGAACCCGGAATGGGCAAACTCAGAAAACCGTCCCGATTTGCTTGCTTCCTTTCAGCTTGCCGCAATTCAATCCGCTCTCGAAAAAGTGGCGCTTGCCATGCATCGGTTTCCTGTCAGATCTATCGCAGCGGCAGGTGGGGTGGCGGCCAACAGTAAACTGAGGAGTGGATTAGCGGCGCTGTCCGAGAAGTTTGATGTCCAGCTGTCGGTACCCCCTATGAGATATTGTGCTGATAACGCTGCGATGGTTGGTTATGTCGCGCACAAGATGTTGGAACACGAGTTCGAAATTGAGTCGTTGCCCGTCCGGCCGCGTTGGCCGATCACAGAATTAGGAAACGTACAGACGAGCCCATATTGA
- a CDS encoding acyl-CoA carboxylase subunit beta, with the protein MKNKFDELKNRRTLSKQGGGESRIEAQHKKGKLTARERLDILLDPGTFNEIDALVTHRSTQFGLDKQTVYGDGVVTGYGKIAGRLVYVFAQDFTAFGGSLSEAHGRKICKIMDLAMKVGVPIIGLNDSGGARVQEGVVSLGAYADIFLRNTLASGVIPQISAIMGPCAGGAVYSPAITDFTLMVEGTSNMFVTGPKVVKTVTHEDITSEELGGANTHATKSGVAHFACPNEAHCLLTIRKLMSYIPQNNMEDPPRRSAPQQPLLDETLDTFIPAEATKPYDIKHVITRVVDTDSFLEVHADWAQNIVVGFGTFAGRSVGIVANQPEVLAGVLDIDSSRKGARFVRFCDAFNIPLVTFVDVPGFLPGVEQEWGGIIMNGAKLLYAYCEATVPKITVITRKAYGGAYDVMSSKHIRGDLNFAWPTAEIAVMGAPGAVEIIFAKEIQSAENPEAAKAKFVEEYTNLFANPFEAAAYGYIDEVIDPRETRARIISGLELLENKVDSNPRKKHGNIPL; encoded by the coding sequence ATGAAGAACAAGTTTGATGAACTGAAGAACCGGCGCACGCTTTCAAAGCAGGGCGGAGGCGAGAGCCGCATTGAAGCGCAGCACAAGAAAGGCAAGTTGACGGCGCGCGAGCGTCTCGACATCCTACTTGACCCCGGGACATTCAATGAGATAGACGCGCTCGTCACGCACCGCTCCACTCAATTCGGTCTTGATAAGCAAACCGTTTACGGTGACGGTGTTGTCACGGGCTATGGCAAGATTGCCGGGCGGCTGGTGTACGTCTTTGCACAGGATTTCACCGCGTTTGGCGGTTCACTTTCTGAGGCTCACGGCAGGAAGATCTGCAAGATCATGGATCTTGCAATGAAGGTCGGCGTTCCCATTATTGGGCTGAATGATTCGGGTGGAGCTCGCGTGCAGGAAGGCGTTGTGTCTCTGGGCGCGTACGCGGACATCTTTCTGCGGAATACTTTGGCCTCGGGCGTAATCCCGCAAATCTCTGCAATCATGGGACCGTGCGCCGGCGGCGCAGTCTACAGTCCCGCGATCACCGACTTCACGCTGATGGTCGAAGGCACAAGCAACATGTTCGTGACCGGGCCGAAGGTTGTCAAGACCGTGACTCACGAAGATATTACGAGCGAGGAATTGGGCGGAGCCAACACCCATGCGACGAAATCCGGCGTTGCACACTTTGCCTGCCCCAACGAGGCGCACTGTCTGCTCACAATTCGCAAGCTGATGAGCTACATTCCCCAGAACAACATGGAGGATCCTCCACGACGTTCGGCTCCTCAGCAACCTTTGTTGGACGAAACTCTGGACACTTTCATTCCGGCTGAAGCGACCAAGCCGTACGACATCAAGCATGTGATAACCCGAGTCGTTGACACGGATTCATTTCTCGAGGTGCATGCGGATTGGGCGCAGAACATAGTTGTCGGATTTGGCACATTCGCTGGCCGCTCTGTTGGAATTGTGGCTAACCAGCCTGAAGTTCTTGCCGGAGTCCTGGATATAGACTCGTCCCGCAAAGGTGCGCGCTTCGTGAGATTCTGCGACGCTTTCAACATTCCGCTCGTGACATTCGTGGATGTTCCGGGATTTCTCCCGGGGGTTGAACAAGAGTGGGGTGGAATCATCATGAATGGGGCAAAGCTTCTGTACGCATACTGTGAAGCTACCGTCCCAAAGATCACGGTGATCACTCGCAAGGCCTATGGCGGCGCGTATGACGTTATGAGTTCTAAGCATATTAGGGGGGATCTGAACTTCGCTTGGCCCACCGCCGAGATTGCGGTCATGGGCGCTCCCGGTGCTGTTGAGATCATATTTGCAAAGGAAATTCAGTCTGCAGAGAATCCGGAGGCTGCGAAGGCAAAGTTCGTCGAAGAGTACACAAATCTCTTTGCCAATCCTTTTGAAGCCGCTGCTTACGGCTACATTGATGAAGTTATCGACCCGCGTGAGACGCGCGCGCGGATCATCAGCGGACTGGAACTGCTGGAGAACAAGGTGGACAGCAACCCGCGCAAAAAGCACGGCAATATTCCACTTTAG
- a CDS encoding response regulator: MARILLIDDDQDYRAVLREFIEARGHTVLEAESARDGADIFLKEKIDLVVSDFIMPEKSGMELLSELRAIHPKVLFIMVTGFATLDTAKEAIRLGAYDILPKPVEMDQLAAVMHRALSTIELQTHLSTVRGVNYALLLSIPLWLGVGYLLFRFIGR, from the coding sequence ATGGCCCGCATTCTGCTAATTGATGATGATCAGGACTACCGCGCCGTGCTGCGGGAGTTTATTGAGGCGCGCGGGCATACTGTTCTGGAAGCGGAGTCCGCCCGAGACGGTGCCGACATTTTCTTGAAGGAAAAGATTGACCTCGTGGTATCGGACTTCATTATGCCGGAGAAGTCTGGCATGGAGCTGCTTTCAGAGTTAAGGGCGATCCACCCGAAGGTTCTCTTTATCATGGTAACCGGCTTTGCGACGTTGGACACCGCAAAGGAAGCCATCCGGTTGGGAGCCTATGACATCCTCCCGAAGCCGGTTGAAATGGACCAATTGGCCGCGGTGATGCATCGGGCGCTCTCGACGATTGAACTGCAGACGCATCTTTCCACTGTGCGCGGTGTGAATTATGCGCTTCTGTTGTCCATTCCGCTTTGGCTTGGAGTCGGATATCTGCTGTTTCGCTTCATTGGACGGTGA
- a CDS encoding FAD-dependent thymidylate synthase — protein MPPIVRLAGYNVDAELLSETLDILHQLDDLSKSVGAGSSASDLRAAIERLGEDLRSRIDFEAFTPETISAAYARISRDPSHVTELRRSARFAVARARKSNENIIFGLGHASVAEHAVFNFDVSHLSRLAAEELQYHRLQSFTEKSQRYITIGEEFVVPQELHGSGLEEKFRAVVQDLFAAYGEILKSLHEHHQPEDTAGLSKTELRDIENRAKEDARYLLPLACLTQMGMTVNARNLEHLLWELSDHPLSELRDLGQAFHKAVGGLTPSLVKYTTRGRFPRETRVRLVPKRSEKPNKDNRIEFWSAPKVSLIDFDKSAEEQVWRAMAYAAGYESDATDFPKDKAFWRILFDGLGPHDPMFREFEVARAVFDIEMSATCYAQFKRHRLMTQLVREYDAGYAAIVPPAIEHTGQGTAFRNGVLQAAEAASELQERNPLLAPYLLTNAQVKQVRAALNARELYHLARLRCDAHAQWEIQEVANKMLELMHDKWPNLLALACGKDRFDETYRRYFS, from the coding sequence ATGCCCCCGATCGTCCGCCTTGCCGGTTACAATGTAGATGCCGAACTACTGTCTGAGACATTGGACATTCTTCACCAGTTGGATGACCTGTCCAAGTCGGTAGGAGCGGGGTCTTCTGCTTCGGACCTTCGGGCAGCCATTGAACGGCTGGGCGAAGATCTCCGTAGCAGGATTGATTTCGAAGCGTTCACCCCGGAGACGATTTCGGCCGCTTATGCTCGAATCAGCCGTGATCCTTCCCATGTCACAGAGCTTCGCCGCTCCGCAAGATTTGCCGTCGCGCGAGCACGAAAGTCCAACGAGAATATTATCTTCGGACTTGGACACGCGTCAGTAGCTGAGCATGCCGTCTTTAACTTTGACGTATCCCACTTATCCCGGCTTGCCGCAGAGGAACTTCAGTACCACCGGTTGCAGAGTTTCACTGAGAAGTCACAGCGTTACATCACTATTGGCGAGGAGTTCGTTGTACCACAGGAACTGCATGGCTCTGGTCTGGAGGAGAAATTCCGCGCTGTAGTTCAGGATCTATTTGCTGCCTATGGCGAGATTCTGAAGAGCCTTCATGAACATCATCAACCGGAAGACACTGCCGGACTCTCTAAGACAGAACTCAGGGATATCGAGAATCGCGCCAAAGAGGATGCACGCTATCTCCTCCCGCTCGCGTGTCTGACACAAATGGGGATGACTGTAAACGCGCGGAATCTGGAGCATCTACTCTGGGAGCTTTCCGATCACCCGCTTTCCGAATTACGCGACCTTGGGCAGGCTTTTCACAAGGCTGTCGGAGGTCTCACACCGTCGTTGGTGAAGTACACGACACGCGGCAGGTTTCCACGTGAAACGCGGGTCAGGCTCGTTCCTAAGCGTAGCGAGAAACCAAATAAAGACAATAGGATAGAGTTCTGGAGTGCGCCGAAAGTAAGCCTTATAGACTTCGACAAGTCCGCCGAAGAGCAGGTGTGGCGTGCGATGGCGTATGCGGCAGGCTATGAGTCAGATGCCACCGATTTTCCAAAAGATAAAGCATTCTGGAGAATACTTTTTGACGGTTTGGGTCCGCATGACCCCATGTTCAGGGAATTTGAAGTAGCTCGGGCAGTCTTTGACATCGAGATGAGCGCGACGTGCTACGCCCAGTTTAAACGGCACCGTCTCATGACCCAACTTGTGCGCGAGTATGACGCGGGCTATGCGGCAATAGTCCCGCCAGCCATCGAGCATACGGGACAAGGCACTGCTTTCAGAAACGGCGTGTTGCAGGCAGCGGAAGCCGCCTCGGAGCTTCAAGAGAGGAACCCGTTACTTGCACCGTACTTGCTGACAAATGCTCAGGTCAAGCAAGTGCGGGCGGCTCTCAATGCACGCGAGTTGTATCACCTGGCCCGTTTGAGATGTGATGCTCACGCGCAGTGGGAGATTCAGGAAGTTGCTAATAAAATGCTCGAACTTATGCACGATAAATGGCCGAACCTTCTCGCCTTAGCATGCGGAAAGGATCGCTTTGATGAGACATACCGAAGGTACTTCTCATAG
- a CDS encoding DMT family transporter encodes MFKKSGEIVHPIALNLFKNVLGAVLIFPTILLFEGPLLPAFTPSETGLLLISGAMGIGIADTLFFMSLNRLGAALSSIVDCLYSPMVIAAAMIWLGERLSLWQIVGVLLIISAVFEATHTKHASRANPTGLWAGVIWGVLAMAFMAVGIVIVKPLLETSSLLWVMQIRLLGGIATLLLILAINRERVVILRSLLVQHGRGYLISGSFVGAYLALITWLAGMKYTQASQASALNQTSNIFVFVFAAIFLKERMTMQRVIGIVLAVFGVYLVTFG; translated from the coding sequence TTGTTCAAGAAGAGCGGCGAGATCGTGCACCCGATTGCCTTGAACCTCTTCAAAAACGTCTTGGGTGCCGTACTGATTTTCCCCACCATACTCCTCTTTGAAGGACCGTTGCTGCCTGCTTTCACACCTTCAGAAACAGGTCTGTTGCTAATCAGCGGAGCGATGGGGATTGGGATTGCGGACACGTTGTTCTTCATGAGCCTGAATCGGCTGGGTGCGGCACTGTCGTCTATCGTTGACTGCCTCTACAGCCCAATGGTGATTGCTGCAGCCATGATATGGTTGGGCGAACGCTTAAGTCTTTGGCAGATTGTCGGCGTGCTACTGATCATTTCAGCAGTATTCGAGGCGACTCACACGAAACACGCCAGCCGCGCGAACCCCACGGGGCTTTGGGCAGGGGTGATTTGGGGAGTGCTCGCAATGGCTTTCATGGCCGTTGGAATTGTCATCGTGAAGCCTCTGCTGGAGACAAGCTCTCTACTGTGGGTAATGCAAATCAGATTACTGGGCGGGATCGCAACGCTGTTGCTGATTCTTGCGATCAACCGCGAGCGTGTTGTCATCCTGCGTTCGTTACTTGTGCAGCACGGCAGAGGATATCTAATCAGCGGGTCGTTTGTGGGAGCGTACCTTGCTCTGATAACATGGCTTGCAGGCATGAAATACACTCAGGCCTCGCAGGCGTCCGCGCTGAATCAAACGAGCAACATCTTCGTGTTCGTCTTCGCGGCGATATTTCTCAAGGAACGCATGACGATGCAGCGTGTTATCGGAATCGTGCTGGCAGTTTTCGGTGTCTACTTAGTTACCTTTGGGTGA
- the purM gene encoding phosphoribosylformylglycinamidine cyclo-ligase produces MSSSYSSSGVDLSRSATAKSLIAKAAKSTHTDAVLRGIGLFGGFFALDDAPDGQVLVASTDGVGTKVLLAAQMKKLEGLGEDLVHHSINDIMVCGAKPLFFLDYLAFGKLDPELAGSLAESLARGCRAHGVALIGGETAEMPGLYEEGHFDLAGTIVGTVRRDRILDGARVKRGDILLGLESSGPHTNGYSLIRKVLDPKLRSGDLAGMRLSDGTLFSDAVLAPHRCYWNIIEPLLTNSNLHAMSHITGGGLVENTERVLREGQRLEVDWNSWEFPELFRLIQQWGQISDDEMWRVFNCGIGLVLIVAEDYVTEFQAYFATRKEPVHVIGRVV; encoded by the coding sequence ATGTCGTCCTCTTATTCGAGTTCCGGCGTAGACCTTTCCCGATCGGCAACGGCAAAGTCGCTGATCGCGAAGGCCGCCAAGTCCACTCATACTGATGCGGTCCTGCGTGGGATCGGGCTGTTCGGGGGGTTCTTTGCACTGGACGACGCTCCCGATGGGCAGGTTCTGGTCGCATCGACAGACGGGGTAGGGACGAAGGTCTTGCTTGCCGCACAAATGAAGAAGCTTGAAGGTCTGGGCGAAGACCTTGTCCACCACTCCATCAACGACATAATGGTCTGCGGAGCGAAGCCTCTTTTCTTTCTCGACTATTTGGCTTTTGGGAAGCTCGATCCGGAGTTAGCCGGGTCACTTGCTGAAAGTCTGGCTCGCGGCTGCAGGGCGCACGGGGTCGCGCTTATCGGTGGTGAGACTGCCGAAATGCCAGGGCTTTATGAAGAAGGACACTTTGATCTTGCGGGGACGATTGTGGGCACGGTCCGGCGGGATCGAATTCTTGACGGGGCGCGTGTGAAAAGAGGAGACATTCTGCTCGGACTTGAGTCCAGCGGCCCGCACACGAACGGTTACTCACTAATTCGCAAAGTCCTCGATCCGAAACTGCGTTCCGGCGATCTTGCCGGAATGAGACTGAGCGATGGCACCTTGTTCAGCGATGCGGTTTTGGCGCCACATCGCTGCTACTGGAACATAATCGAGCCGTTGCTTACAAACTCCAACCTGCACGCGATGTCGCACATTACGGGCGGTGGTCTGGTTGAGAATACAGAGCGCGTGTTGCGTGAAGGTCAGAGACTCGAAGTAGACTGGAATTCTTGGGAGTTTCCCGAGCTGTTTCGATTGATTCAGCAGTGGGGCCAAATCAGCGATGACGAAATGTGGCGAGTATTCAACTGCGGAATTGGTCTGGTGCTGATCGTTGCCGAAGATTACGTGACCGAGTTTCAGGCGTACTTTGCCACGCGGAAGGAGCCGGTGCACGTCATCGGACGAGTGGTGTGA
- the plsY gene encoding glycerol-3-phosphate 1-O-acyltransferase PlsY, whose amino-acid sequence MSAYLAALVGYVIGGIPTGIWLSKWIAGTDPREIGSRSSGATNVSRVLGRKWGALVLILDALKGYLPVAYLAPLLLGGDDHAGAIVMAFSTVAGHVFTPFARFKGGKGVATSAGAMAAISLASLGWSLAVWAIVFGVTRRVSAASLTAAAAFPVILLAGAEPYPPVVIIGGVVIALFLFYTHRENIARLLSGTEPRFF is encoded by the coding sequence GTGAGCGCATACCTTGCCGCTTTGGTCGGCTACGTTATCGGTGGGATACCCACAGGAATTTGGCTCTCCAAGTGGATTGCCGGCACCGATCCACGTGAGATAGGTTCGCGAAGCTCCGGTGCCACGAACGTTTCTCGCGTGCTTGGCAGGAAGTGGGGCGCGTTGGTTTTGATATTGGACGCATTGAAAGGATATCTGCCCGTCGCTTACCTTGCTCCGCTGCTTTTAGGTGGAGACGACCACGCAGGAGCAATCGTCATGGCTTTTAGCACGGTTGCGGGACACGTCTTCACACCTTTTGCACGATTCAAGGGAGGCAAGGGAGTTGCCACCTCTGCCGGTGCGATGGCTGCGATCAGCCTTGCCTCATTAGGTTGGTCGCTGGCTGTCTGGGCAATCGTGTTTGGAGTGACTCGTCGCGTCTCTGCCGCTTCGCTCACCGCAGCTGCCGCATTTCCTGTTATACTACTCGCGGGAGCAGAACCCTATCCGCCCGTTGTGATTATCGGGGGAGTTGTTATCGCTCTCTTTCTCTTCTATACGCATCGCGAGAACATCGCACGACTGCTCTCTGGAACTGAACCGAGGTTTTTCTAA